The Megasphaera stantonii genome includes a window with the following:
- a CDS encoding IclR family transcriptional regulator — MKEEGMERHNSLLKSLEKSLDVLDIFVECNTGMNLKDIAARTNLNTSTAFRIVNTLERRQYLTRDDISKQYRLGPRALALGYSSHWTENVMTLVKPYLRRLQQMFNETASVYIAEGDSRICLDHVESTHSLRRVIPIGESLPLYKGAAGKVLLAWAPKEERNRMIVQYGHLSEEEFASIRHNGYAITQDESEHGLFALSVPIFNFEEQVIASLTIAGPTMRFYDSIRQKMLFTMSQYAYEISYSLGYRKK, encoded by the coding sequence ATGAAGGAAGAAGGAATGGAACGACACAATAGTTTATTGAAGTCGCTCGAAAAAAGTTTAGACGTCCTCGATATCTTTGTCGAGTGCAATACAGGGATGAATTTGAAGGATATCGCCGCCCGAACGAATCTGAACACGTCCACGGCCTTTCGTATCGTCAATACGCTGGAACGCCGTCAGTATTTGACGCGCGACGACATATCGAAGCAGTACCGGCTGGGACCGAGAGCGTTGGCGCTGGGGTATTCTTCCCACTGGACGGAAAATGTCATGACGCTGGTTAAGCCCTATTTGCGGCGGCTCCAGCAGATGTTCAACGAAACGGCCAGCGTATACATCGCCGAAGGGGACAGCCGCATTTGTCTGGACCACGTGGAAAGCACCCACTCGCTGCGCCGGGTTATTCCCATAGGCGAGTCTCTGCCGCTGTATAAAGGCGCTGCCGGCAAGGTGCTGCTGGCCTGGGCTCCTAAGGAAGAGCGCAACCGCATGATCGTCCAGTACGGCCATTTATCGGAAGAGGAGTTTGCCTCTATCCGGCACAACGGCTACGCCATTACGCAGGATGAAAGCGAGCACGGCCTCTTTGCCTTGTCGGTGCCGATCTTCAATTTTGAAGAGCAGGTCATCGCCTCGCTGACTATTGCCGGGCCGACGATGCGGTTTTACGATTCTATCCGGCAGAAAATGCTCTTTACCATGAGCCAATATGCCTATGAAATTTCCTATTCCTTAGGATACAGGAAAAAATGA